From a region of the Lactuca sativa cultivar Salinas chromosome 4, Lsat_Salinas_v11, whole genome shotgun sequence genome:
- the LOC111903486 gene encoding histone-lysine N-methyltransferase ATXR2 isoform X2 produces the protein MEVVCPIDAQFSEQIAVLLEPPSPLQLQEYFDELITSKQCNGIQVKPTNDYGKGVYADMEFEEDDLVLKDQMLFGVQHSSNKIDCLVCSFCFRFIGSIELQIGRKLYLQGLGSPKDCFDLASKDQIEFQHCSSTTSRNRFQLPNESIESLMHENLALPYSKKFPLPSVIDCLGGCKEAYYCSKSCAHADWELCHSILCTGDGSKSLSKKALSRFIEHANETNDIFLLAAKAISSTILKYRKLKVAHNKEKEKNHIAEVLGNHNFSLLFKAWKPLSMGYKRRWWECIALPDDVDACDEAAFRMQIRQLAFESLELLKEAIINEECLPLFSLEIYGHIIGMFELNNLDLVVASPVEDYFLYIDDLPEPEKKEVDEITQPFLDALGEDYSVCCQGTAFFPLQSCMNHSCCPTAKAFKRDEDRDGQATILASRPIKKGEEITISYIDEDLPFNERQALLADYGFRCKCLKCIQEET, from the exons ATGGAGGTCGTTTGCCCCATAGATGCTCAATTCTCTGAGCAAATCGCCGTTCTACTCGAACCACCTTCACCCCTTCAA CTGCAGGAGTATTTCGATGAACTTATAACGAGTAAACAATGTAATGGGATTCAAGTCAAACCAACCAATGACTATGGAAAAG GCGTTTATGCTGACATGGAGTTTGAAGAAGACGACCTTGTTTTGAAAGATCAAATGCTTTTCGGTGTGCAGCATTCCTCAAATAAG ATTGATTGTCTTGTATGTAGTTTCTGCTTCCGATTTATTGGGTCAATAGAACTCCAAATTGGGAGGAAGCTCTATCTTCAGGGTTTAGGGAGCCCAAAAGATTGTTTTGATTTAGCATCCAAAGATCAGATAGAGTTTCAACATTGTTCTTCTACCACATCAAGAAATAGATTTCAGCTTCCTAATGAAAGTATAGAGTCACTAATGCATGAGAACTTGGCATTGCCATATTCAAAGAAATTTCCATTGCCTTCTGTTATCGATTGCCTTGGGGGATGTAAAGAAGCTTACTACTGTAG CAAATCTTGTGCACATGCTGATTGGGAGTTATGCCATTCTATACTTTGTACTGGAGATGGGTCAAAATCGTTGTCCAAAAAGGCACTTTCAAGATTTATAGAACATGCTAATG AGACAAATGACATTTTTCTTCTTGCTGCCAAG GCCATTTCTTCCACAATCTTAAAGTACAGGAAGTTAAAAGTAGCACACAATAAAGAGAAAGAGAAGAATCACATTGCTGAAGTTTTAGGCAACCACAATTTTTCTCTTCTTTTCAAGGCTTGGAAGCCTTTATCAATGGGATACAAGaggag GTGGTGGGAGTGTATTGCATTGCCTGATGATGTTGATGCTTGTGATGAAGCTGCATTTAGAATGCAAATAAGGCAGCTGGCATTTGAG TCACTGGAGCTTTTAAAGGAAGCAATTATCAACGAGGAATGTTTGCCAT TGTTCTCCCTAGAAATCTATGGGCATATTATTGGCATGTTTGAGCTGAATAACCT TGATTTGGTTGTAGCATCTCCAGTGGAGGATTACTTTTTATACATAGATGATCTACCAGAACCTGAAAAG AAAGAAGTTGATGAAATTACACAGCCTTTTCTTGATGCTCTTGGGGAGGACTATTCTGTTTGCTGCCAAG GCACAGCATTTTTCCCACTGCAAAGCTGTATGAACCATTCGTGTTGTCCCACTGCTAAAGCTTTTAAACGTGATGAG GACAGAGATGGCCAAGCAACCATACTAGCATCTAGACCTATTAAAAAaggagaagag ATTACCATATCATACATAGATGAAGACCTTCCTTTTAATGAGAGACAGGCATTGCTTGCAGACTACGGGTTTAGATGCAAATGCCTCAAATGTATTCAAGAAGAAACATAA
- the LOC111903486 gene encoding histone-lysine N-methyltransferase ATXR2 isoform X1, giving the protein MEVVCPIDAQFSEQIAVLLEPPSPLQVQEYFDELITSKQCNGIQVKPTNDYGKGVYADMEFEEDDLVLKDQMLFGVQHSSNKIDCLVCSFCFRFIGSIELQIGRKLYLQGLGSPKDCFDLASKDQIEFQHCSSTTSRNRFQLPNESIESLMHENLALPYSKKFPLPSVIDCLGGCKEAYYCSKSCAHADWELCHSILCTGDGSKSLSKKALSRFIEHANETNDIFLLAAKAISSTILKYRKLKVAHNKEKEKNHIAEVLGNHNFSLLFKAWKPLSMGYKRRWWECIALPDDVDACDEAAFRMQIRQLAFESLELLKEAIINEECLPLFSLEIYGHIIGMFELNNLDLVVASPVEDYFLYIDDLPEPEKKEVDEITQPFLDALGEDYSVCCQGTAFFPLQSCMNHSCCPTAKAFKRDEDRDGQATILASRPIKKGEEITISYIDEDLPFNERQALLADYGFRCKCLKCIQEET; this is encoded by the exons ATGGAGGTCGTTTGCCCCATAGATGCTCAATTCTCTGAGCAAATCGCCGTTCTACTCGAACCACCTTCACCCCTTCAAGTCCAG GAGTATTTCGATGAACTTATAACGAGTAAACAATGTAATGGGATTCAAGTCAAACCAACCAATGACTATGGAAAAG GCGTTTATGCTGACATGGAGTTTGAAGAAGACGACCTTGTTTTGAAAGATCAAATGCTTTTCGGTGTGCAGCATTCCTCAAATAAG ATTGATTGTCTTGTATGTAGTTTCTGCTTCCGATTTATTGGGTCAATAGAACTCCAAATTGGGAGGAAGCTCTATCTTCAGGGTTTAGGGAGCCCAAAAGATTGTTTTGATTTAGCATCCAAAGATCAGATAGAGTTTCAACATTGTTCTTCTACCACATCAAGAAATAGATTTCAGCTTCCTAATGAAAGTATAGAGTCACTAATGCATGAGAACTTGGCATTGCCATATTCAAAGAAATTTCCATTGCCTTCTGTTATCGATTGCCTTGGGGGATGTAAAGAAGCTTACTACTGTAG CAAATCTTGTGCACATGCTGATTGGGAGTTATGCCATTCTATACTTTGTACTGGAGATGGGTCAAAATCGTTGTCCAAAAAGGCACTTTCAAGATTTATAGAACATGCTAATG AGACAAATGACATTTTTCTTCTTGCTGCCAAG GCCATTTCTTCCACAATCTTAAAGTACAGGAAGTTAAAAGTAGCACACAATAAAGAGAAAGAGAAGAATCACATTGCTGAAGTTTTAGGCAACCACAATTTTTCTCTTCTTTTCAAGGCTTGGAAGCCTTTATCAATGGGATACAAGaggag GTGGTGGGAGTGTATTGCATTGCCTGATGATGTTGATGCTTGTGATGAAGCTGCATTTAGAATGCAAATAAGGCAGCTGGCATTTGAG TCACTGGAGCTTTTAAAGGAAGCAATTATCAACGAGGAATGTTTGCCAT TGTTCTCCCTAGAAATCTATGGGCATATTATTGGCATGTTTGAGCTGAATAACCT TGATTTGGTTGTAGCATCTCCAGTGGAGGATTACTTTTTATACATAGATGATCTACCAGAACCTGAAAAG AAAGAAGTTGATGAAATTACACAGCCTTTTCTTGATGCTCTTGGGGAGGACTATTCTGTTTGCTGCCAAG GCACAGCATTTTTCCCACTGCAAAGCTGTATGAACCATTCGTGTTGTCCCACTGCTAAAGCTTTTAAACGTGATGAG GACAGAGATGGCCAAGCAACCATACTAGCATCTAGACCTATTAAAAAaggagaagag ATTACCATATCATACATAGATGAAGACCTTCCTTTTAATGAGAGACAGGCATTGCTTGCAGACTACGGGTTTAGATGCAAATGCCTCAAATGTATTCAAGAAGAAACATAA